The following is a genomic window from Fundidesulfovibrio putealis DSM 16056.
AAGCGGCGATCACGGCGGCGGGGTAGGTGACCGGGTCATGCCCGCTCATCTCGCCCACGACCTTGACCTTCTCTTTGGCGATCATGGCGTCGGTGTTGTAGACGAACCCGACCTGCACTTCGCCCCGGCCCACGTAGTCCAGCACCTGGCGGACGCTCTCGCCCAGGATGAATTTGGGCTTGAGGGCGTCGTAGACTCCGGCGGCCGTCAGGGACTGGCGCGCGTAGCGTCCGGCGGGGACGGAATCGGGGTTGCCGATGGCGATCCGCTCAACCTTGGGGTTTGCGAGGTCCTTGGGGGCCTTCAGGCCCAGGGTGGAGTCGGAAGGCGTGATCATCACCAGGGTGTTGGCCGTGAAGTCCTTGCGGGTACCCTCGGCGATGAGCTTCTTGGCCACGGCCTGGTTCATGGTCTCCTGGTCCGCAGAGGCGAACACGTCCACGGGCGCGCCGGATTCGATCTGCTTAAGGAGCGGGCCGGATGCCGCGAAGTTGAACAGCAGCGTGGTTCCCGGAGCTGCCTTCTCGAACAGGGGCTTCAATTCCTGGAAAGCGTTGGTGAGGCTCGCGGCGGCGGAGATGGTGATCTCCCCGGCCATGGCCGGGGCCACGCAACCGAGCGCGAGCGCCAGAAAGAGAAGCGTTCCCCGCATGACTTGCAACATCTTCATGTCTTGTACTCCTTTTGGATGTTTGTGATTCAAGAGAGACGGCGAGGCGCCGTGTCCGGGTGACGTATCCCTCACCCGGCCTTGTGGAACCGTTCGTCCGCCTCATGCTTTCGCGCGTTCTGGACCACCCCTTCGAACCATCCGATGCGGTCGGCGTCCCACGAGTCGAAAGCCGGGACGTAGGGCTTGATGTCCAATACGGGCGTGTTGTCCAGCATGTCCACGTTCTCCACGAAGACCTTCTCCCCGTCATGCCCCATGAGCCGCAGCACGGACAGCCCAATGGGG
Proteins encoded in this region:
- the modA gene encoding molybdate ABC transporter substrate-binding protein; amino-acid sequence: MKMLQVMRGTLLFLALALGCVAPAMAGEITISAAASLTNAFQELKPLFEKAAPGTTLLFNFAASGPLLKQIESGAPVDVFASADQETMNQAVAKKLIAEGTRKDFTANTLVMITPSDSTLGLKAPKDLANPKVERIAIGNPDSVPAGRYARQSLTAAGVYDALKPKFILGESVRQVLDYVGRGEVQVGFVYNTDAMIAKEKVKVVGEMSGHDPVTYPAAVIAASQKKAEAEKFLAFLASPEGQAVLAKYGFKKP